A window from Primulina huaijiensis isolate GDHJ02 chromosome 11, ASM1229523v2, whole genome shotgun sequence encodes these proteins:
- the LOC140988266 gene encoding WPP domain-interacting protein 2-like, producing MDFESDILESVENNEEGVDNVSAVEKFGNLDEAKVQNNGSYVEENSGPVGSPSETKGKKSEILGSVSLPPSVIDHDVSPSSTMTKKGSGLKKWRRIRREPNKVGDSSVQTGSMTMNEMSNLGRNSIKRVQVHPDRKQRSEGSVSSTNARLRSLDDFALLDDSGLEMQPSFAAGTDLGHREDQKSMSPTTESITRVRGEASAVLHDKRRIRNLSGKDLTHSVRRGMQGKGKIDTGKRSKGEKIKIEKENSHSSTESDSRSYKFVFKHGMPYARNEIQTEKSIDYNEESGDEGHGIEHQLSNGLQDDFHKNGEGEYKDTSTEDVGAGSSWEAKYERSPNNGSSADMDPLVESIFAIQSVREMLEKEVLKLSEIGKDLTIADLEAVNRDVETEIEDLFKRKIEADVESLAISRTVLKLRDAVDQVNILEEQRTLPSDTVKKDSMLEKEAERLETFCEDTASAYETLKIQTRVCKYTSCFFIQLVLLVVILVVFTFQESPKYTGVVPT from the exons ATGGATTTCGAAAGTGATATTCTCGAATCAGTTGAAAATAATGAAGAAGGGGTTGATAATGTTTCAGCAGTAGAAAAATTTGGAAATCTTGATGAAGCCAAGGTTCAGAATAATGGGTCTTACGTAGAGGAAAATAGTGGTCCCGTTGGATCACCATCTGAGACGAAGGGAAAGAAAAGTGAAATTTTGGGATCTGTGAGTTTGCCTCCTTCGGTGATCGATCATGATGTATCTCCGTCCTCTACGATGACAAAGAAAGGGAGTGGATTAAAGAAATGGAGAAGGATCAGGAGAGAGCCAAATAAGGTCGGGGACAGCAGTGTTCAAACTGGGAGCATGACAATGAATGAGATGTCGAATTTGGGTcggaattcaattaaaagagtGCAAGTTCATCCCGACAGAAAGCAAAGGAGTGAGGGTTCTGTTTCGTCTACTAATGCGAGGCTGAGAAGCTTGGATGATTTTGCTCTACTTGATGATTCTGGGTTGGAGATGCAACCCTCTTTCGCTGCTGGGACAGATTTGGGTCATCGTGAGGATCAGAAAAGTATGTCTCCAACCACAGAAAGTATTACCCGAGTAAGGGGTGAGGCATCAGCGGTTCTTCATGATAAGAGGAGGATTAGGAATTTGAGTGGAAAAGATTTGACTCACTCAGTGCGGCGTGGTATGCAAGGAAAAGGCAAAATTGACACTGGTAAGAGGTCCAAGGgtgaaaaaatcaaaatcgagaaGGAAAACTCACATTCCAGCACAGAATCTGACTCACGAAGCTACAAATTTGTGTTTAAGCATGGAATGCCCTATGCGAGAAACGAAATTCAAACTGAAAAGTCGATTGATTACAATGAAGAGAGTGGTGATGAAGGTCATGGCATTGAGCATCAACTTAGCAATGGTCTTCAAGATGATTTTCACAAAAATGGGGAGGGGGAATACAAAGATACCTCAACTGAAGATGTGGGTGCTGGCTCATCTTGGGAGGCTAAATACGAGAGGAGCCCGAATAATGGTTCCTCTGCGGATATGGATCCTCTTGTTGAATCTATCTTTGCAATCCAATCTGTTAGGGAAATGCTAGAAAAAG AGGTGCTAAAGCTTAGTGAAATTGGAAAAGATCTTACAATTGCTGATCTAGAAGCGGTAAATAGAGACGTGGAAACAGAAATTGAGGACCTCTTTAAGCGAAAGATAGAAGCTGACGTGGAGAGTCTCGCTATATCAAGGACAGTCCTAAAGTTGAGGGATGCCGTTGATCAAGTCAATATATTGGAAGAACAAAGAACTCTGCCTTCGGATACGGTGAAGAAAGATTCTATGCTTGAGAAGGAAGCCGAAAGGTTAGAAACTTTTTGTGAAGACACTGCAAGTGCTTATGAAACCCTAAAGATTCAGACAAGGGTATGCAAGTACACGTCATGTTTCTTCATCCAGCTTGTATTGTTGGTAGTCATCTTAGTCGTCTTTACATTCCAGGAATCACCAAAATATACAGGGGTTGTTCCCACTTAG
- the LOC140987967 gene encoding chloride channel protein CLC-f-like isoform X2, whose amino-acid sequence MSTGGQLEDRSLLRSYSSASGGDLERGGSQSPPRKNIGSNNKGCLPSDLLKRLDRGLSGSGSRLSVNLRSERDHHRHPSPASPSTSNHFVSADADSGDNSLGNSAPPEWALLLIGCLLGVATGLCVAAFNRGVHVIHEWAWAGTPNEGAAWLRLQRLADTWHRILLIPVLGGVVVGVLHGLLEILEQIMQFTSSQEQGFNVFAAIVPIVKAIQAAITLGTGCSLGPEGPSVDIGKSCANGFSVTMENNRERRIALIAAGAAAGIAAGFNVAVAGCFFAIETVLRPLRAENSPPFTTAIIILASVISSTVSNAVLGEKQAFTVPAYDLKSAAELPLYLILGMLCGVVSVAFTRLLAWFTKAFLLIKEKFGIPDVVCPALGGLGAGLIALKYPGILYWGFTNVDEILRTGKSASAPGIWLLVQLSAAKVVATTLCKGSGLVGGLYAPSLMIGAAVGAVFGGSAGELINSAIPGNATIAEPQAYALVGMAATLASVCSVPLTSVLLLFELTRDYRILLPLMGAVGLAIWVPSLTTRQKETEVSDTKHSPLAYSILSPSEDKSEDTRRITGERDDIELSIIGNTGTYQLTEVESLLENLKVSQAMSHNCLKVSPSQSLREVLNCMSDGQQNCALVVDADDYLEGILTYGDIKRWLFRRSGDVNTCTVSPVFTRGISYRGRERGLLTCYPGTDLAMAKQLMEAKGIKQLPVVKQSEDAQREKRRRVVAVLYYDSIWICLRDEINHRKSINQQQEDDSGMIVINGHQ is encoded by the exons ATGTCAACGGGAGGTCAATTGGAAGATCGGAGCTTATTGCGCTCTTATTCATCGGCCTCCGGCGGCGATTTGGAACGAGGAGGCAGCCAATCACCGCCGAGGAAAAACATTGGCTCAAATAATAAAGGGTGCCTCCCGTCGGATCTTTTGAAGCGGTTGGATCGTGGGTTATCGGGTTCGGGTAGCAGATTATCGGTTAATCTTCGATCGGAGAGGGATCATCACCGGCACCCTTCTCCTGCTTCACCTTCTACTTCGAATCATTTTGTCAGTGCCGATGCCGATTCTGGCGATAATTCTCTTGGGAATAGTGCGCCACCTGAGTGGGCATTGCTGCTCATTGGGTGCCTACTTGGTGTCGCTACAGGTCTTTGCGTTGCCGCGTTCAACCGTGGG GTACATGTGATACACGAATGGGCATGGGCTGGTACACCGAATGAAGGTGCTGCTTGGCTTCGGTTACAAAGGCTAGCTGATACTTGGCATCGGATTCTTTTGATACCAGTTTTGGGAGGAGTTGTTGTGGGTGTTTTGCATGGTCTTCTTGAAATATTAGAACAAATAATGCAGTTCACTTCTTCCCAGGAACAAGGCTTTAATGTGTTTGCTGCAATCGTCCCCATAGTGAAGGCAATACAGGCTGCTATAACTTTAGGTACCGGTTGTTCTTTGGGGCCTGAGGGTCCAAGTGTAGATATTGGAAAATCGTGTGCCAACGGTTTCTCGGTAACGATGGAGAATAATAGGGAAAGGAGAATTGCTCTCATTGCTGCTGGAGCAGCTGCTGGAATTGCTGCAG GTTTCAATGTTGCAGTTGCTGGATGTTTCTTTGCTATTGAAACAGTTTTGAGGCCTCTACGTGCAGAAAACTCTCCTCCATTTACTACCGCAATTATAATATTGGCTTCTGTTATCTCATCGACAGTCTCAAATGCTGTGCTTGGGGAGAAACAGGCGTTCACAGTGCCCGCGTATGATTTGAAATCTGCTGCTG AGCTACCTTTGTACCTTATATTGGGAATGCTCTGTGGAGTAGTAAGTGTCGCTTTCACACGCTTGTTGGCTTGGTTCACCAAGGCGTTTCTGCTGATCAAAGAAAAATTCGGGATCCCAGATGTTGTGTGTCCTGCTTTGGGGGGTTTAGGAGCTGGGTTAATAGCTCTCAAATATCCTGGAATATTGTATTGGGGTTTCACTAACGTTGATGAAATTTTACGCACCGGAAAGTCTGCATCAGCACCTGGAATCTGGCTTCTAGTTCAATTATCTGCAGCAAAAGTGGTGGCTACTACTCTATGTAAAGGGTCTGGCCTTGTTGGTGGCTTGTATGCTCCCAGTTTGATGATTGGTGCTGCAGTGGGTGCTGTATTTGGGGGCTCTGCTGGAGAGCTTATCAACTCAGCTATTCCGGGAAATGCTACCATTGCCGAGCCACAGGCTTATGCATTA GTTGGAATGGCTGCAACATTAGCTTCTGTTTGTTCAGTGCCCTTAACTTCTGTTCTTCTTCTCTTTGAGCTGACGAGAGATTACAGAATATTACTTCCTCTCATG GGGGCAGTTGGACTAGCAATTTGGGTGCCCTCGTTGACAACTCGGCAGAAGGAAACAGAGGTGTCAGATACAAAGCATTCTCCACTTGCTTATTCCATTCTTTCACCATCTGAAGACAAAAGTGAGGATACAAGGAGAATCACTGGTGAAAGAGATGATATAGAACTCTCGATCATTGGTAATACTGGTACATATCAACTAACAGAAGTTGAAAGTTTACTAGAGAATTTAAAG GTCTCTCAGGCTATGTCACATAACTGTTTGAAGGTTTCTCCTTCCCAGAGTCTCAGAGAGGTACTAAACTGTATGTCTGATGGTCAACAGAATTGTGCCCTTGTTGTTGATGCTGATGATTATTTGGAAGGAATTTTAACCTATGGTGACATTAAACGATGGTTGTTCAGGAGGTCTGGTGAT GTAAACACATGCACCGTCTCTCCTGTATTTACACGTGGAATAAGTTATCGTGGAAGAGAACGTGGACTTCTGACATGCTACCCAGGTACCGATCTGGCAATGGCTAAGCAGCTAATGGAGGCAAAAGGAATAAAACAATTACCAGTGGTGAAACAGTCTGAAGATGCTCAAAGAGAAAAAAGGCGCAGAGTTGTGGCTGTTCTTTACTATGATTCGATCTGGATTTGTCTCAG GGATGAGATAAATCACAGGAAGTCAATCAACCAGCAACAAGAAGATGACTCTGGGATGATCGTCATAAATGGTCATCAATGA
- the LOC140987967 gene encoding chloride channel protein CLC-f-like isoform X4: MSTGGQLEDRSLLRSYSSASGGDLERGGSQSPPRKNIGSNNKGCLPSDLLKRLDRGLSGSGSRLSVNLRSERDHHRHPSPASPSTSNHFVSADADSGDNSLGNSAPPEWALLLIGCLLGVATGLCVAAFNRGVHVIHEWAWAGTPNEGAAWLRLQRLADTWHRILLIPVLGGVVVGVLHGLLEILEQIMQFTSSQEQGFNVFAAIVPIVKAIQAAITLGTGCSLGPEGPSVDIGKSCANGFSVTMENNRERRIALIAAGAAAGIAAGFNVAVAGCFFAIETVLRPLRAENSPPFTTAIIILASVISSTVSNAVLGEKQAFTVPAYDLKSAAELPLYLILGMLCGVVSVAFTRLLAWFTKAFLLIKEKFGIPDVVCPALGGLGAGLIALKYPGILYWGFTNVDEILRTGKSASAPGIWLLVQLSAAKVVATTLCKGSGLVGGLYAPSLMIGAAVGAVFGGSAGELINSAIPGNATIAEPQAYALVGMAATLASVCSVPLTSVLLLFELTRDYRILLPLMGAVGLAIWVPSLTTRQKETEVSDTKHSPLAYSILSPSEDKSEDTRRITGERDDIELSIIGNTGTYQLTEVESLLENLKVSQAMSHNCLKVSPSQSLREEVW; the protein is encoded by the exons ATGTCAACGGGAGGTCAATTGGAAGATCGGAGCTTATTGCGCTCTTATTCATCGGCCTCCGGCGGCGATTTGGAACGAGGAGGCAGCCAATCACCGCCGAGGAAAAACATTGGCTCAAATAATAAAGGGTGCCTCCCGTCGGATCTTTTGAAGCGGTTGGATCGTGGGTTATCGGGTTCGGGTAGCAGATTATCGGTTAATCTTCGATCGGAGAGGGATCATCACCGGCACCCTTCTCCTGCTTCACCTTCTACTTCGAATCATTTTGTCAGTGCCGATGCCGATTCTGGCGATAATTCTCTTGGGAATAGTGCGCCACCTGAGTGGGCATTGCTGCTCATTGGGTGCCTACTTGGTGTCGCTACAGGTCTTTGCGTTGCCGCGTTCAACCGTGGG GTACATGTGATACACGAATGGGCATGGGCTGGTACACCGAATGAAGGTGCTGCTTGGCTTCGGTTACAAAGGCTAGCTGATACTTGGCATCGGATTCTTTTGATACCAGTTTTGGGAGGAGTTGTTGTGGGTGTTTTGCATGGTCTTCTTGAAATATTAGAACAAATAATGCAGTTCACTTCTTCCCAGGAACAAGGCTTTAATGTGTTTGCTGCAATCGTCCCCATAGTGAAGGCAATACAGGCTGCTATAACTTTAGGTACCGGTTGTTCTTTGGGGCCTGAGGGTCCAAGTGTAGATATTGGAAAATCGTGTGCCAACGGTTTCTCGGTAACGATGGAGAATAATAGGGAAAGGAGAATTGCTCTCATTGCTGCTGGAGCAGCTGCTGGAATTGCTGCAG GTTTCAATGTTGCAGTTGCTGGATGTTTCTTTGCTATTGAAACAGTTTTGAGGCCTCTACGTGCAGAAAACTCTCCTCCATTTACTACCGCAATTATAATATTGGCTTCTGTTATCTCATCGACAGTCTCAAATGCTGTGCTTGGGGAGAAACAGGCGTTCACAGTGCCCGCGTATGATTTGAAATCTGCTGCTG AGCTACCTTTGTACCTTATATTGGGAATGCTCTGTGGAGTAGTAAGTGTCGCTTTCACACGCTTGTTGGCTTGGTTCACCAAGGCGTTTCTGCTGATCAAAGAAAAATTCGGGATCCCAGATGTTGTGTGTCCTGCTTTGGGGGGTTTAGGAGCTGGGTTAATAGCTCTCAAATATCCTGGAATATTGTATTGGGGTTTCACTAACGTTGATGAAATTTTACGCACCGGAAAGTCTGCATCAGCACCTGGAATCTGGCTTCTAGTTCAATTATCTGCAGCAAAAGTGGTGGCTACTACTCTATGTAAAGGGTCTGGCCTTGTTGGTGGCTTGTATGCTCCCAGTTTGATGATTGGTGCTGCAGTGGGTGCTGTATTTGGGGGCTCTGCTGGAGAGCTTATCAACTCAGCTATTCCGGGAAATGCTACCATTGCCGAGCCACAGGCTTATGCATTA GTTGGAATGGCTGCAACATTAGCTTCTGTTTGTTCAGTGCCCTTAACTTCTGTTCTTCTTCTCTTTGAGCTGACGAGAGATTACAGAATATTACTTCCTCTCATG GGGGCAGTTGGACTAGCAATTTGGGTGCCCTCGTTGACAACTCGGCAGAAGGAAACAGAGGTGTCAGATACAAAGCATTCTCCACTTGCTTATTCCATTCTTTCACCATCTGAAGACAAAAGTGAGGATACAAGGAGAATCACTGGTGAAAGAGATGATATAGAACTCTCGATCATTGGTAATACTGGTACATATCAACTAACAGAAGTTGAAAGTTTACTAGAGAATTTAAAG GTCTCTCAGGCTATGTCACATAACTGTTTGAAGGTTTCTCCTTCCCAGAGTCTCAGAGAG GAGGTCTGGTGA
- the LOC140987967 gene encoding chloride channel protein CLC-f-like isoform X1, whose amino-acid sequence MSTGGQLEDRSLLRSYSSASGGDLERGGSQSPPRKNIGSNNKGCLPSDLLKRLDRGLSGSGSRLSVNLRSERDHHRHPSPASPSTSNHFVSADADSGDNSLGNSAPPEWALLLIGCLLGVATGLCVAAFNRGVHVIHEWAWAGTPNEGAAWLRLQRLADTWHRILLIPVLGGVVVGVLHGLLEILEQIMQFTSSQEQGFNVFAAIVPIVKAIQAAITLGTGCSLGPEGPSVDIGKSCANGFSVTMENNRERRIALIAAGAAAGIAAGFNVAVAGCFFAIETVLRPLRAENSPPFTTAIIILASVISSTVSNAVLGEKQAFTVPAYDLKSAAELPLYLILGMLCGVVSVAFTRLLAWFTKAFLLIKEKFGIPDVVCPALGGLGAGLIALKYPGILYWGFTNVDEILRTGKSASAPGIWLLVQLSAAKVVATTLCKGSGLVGGLYAPSLMIGAAVGAVFGGSAGELINSAIPGNATIAEPQAYALVGMAATLASVCSVPLTSVLLLFELTRDYRILLPLMGAVGLAIWVPSLTTRQKETEVSDTKHSPLAYSILSPSEDKSEDTRRITGERDDIELSIIGNTGTYQLTEVESLLENLKVSQAMSHNCLKVSPSQSLREVLNCMSDGQQNCALVVDADDYLEGILTYGDIKRWLFRRSGDASSWSSTDVNTCTVSPVFTRGISYRGRERGLLTCYPGTDLAMAKQLMEAKGIKQLPVVKQSEDAQREKRRRVVAVLYYDSIWICLRDEINHRKSINQQQEDDSGMIVINGHQ is encoded by the exons ATGTCAACGGGAGGTCAATTGGAAGATCGGAGCTTATTGCGCTCTTATTCATCGGCCTCCGGCGGCGATTTGGAACGAGGAGGCAGCCAATCACCGCCGAGGAAAAACATTGGCTCAAATAATAAAGGGTGCCTCCCGTCGGATCTTTTGAAGCGGTTGGATCGTGGGTTATCGGGTTCGGGTAGCAGATTATCGGTTAATCTTCGATCGGAGAGGGATCATCACCGGCACCCTTCTCCTGCTTCACCTTCTACTTCGAATCATTTTGTCAGTGCCGATGCCGATTCTGGCGATAATTCTCTTGGGAATAGTGCGCCACCTGAGTGGGCATTGCTGCTCATTGGGTGCCTACTTGGTGTCGCTACAGGTCTTTGCGTTGCCGCGTTCAACCGTGGG GTACATGTGATACACGAATGGGCATGGGCTGGTACACCGAATGAAGGTGCTGCTTGGCTTCGGTTACAAAGGCTAGCTGATACTTGGCATCGGATTCTTTTGATACCAGTTTTGGGAGGAGTTGTTGTGGGTGTTTTGCATGGTCTTCTTGAAATATTAGAACAAATAATGCAGTTCACTTCTTCCCAGGAACAAGGCTTTAATGTGTTTGCTGCAATCGTCCCCATAGTGAAGGCAATACAGGCTGCTATAACTTTAGGTACCGGTTGTTCTTTGGGGCCTGAGGGTCCAAGTGTAGATATTGGAAAATCGTGTGCCAACGGTTTCTCGGTAACGATGGAGAATAATAGGGAAAGGAGAATTGCTCTCATTGCTGCTGGAGCAGCTGCTGGAATTGCTGCAG GTTTCAATGTTGCAGTTGCTGGATGTTTCTTTGCTATTGAAACAGTTTTGAGGCCTCTACGTGCAGAAAACTCTCCTCCATTTACTACCGCAATTATAATATTGGCTTCTGTTATCTCATCGACAGTCTCAAATGCTGTGCTTGGGGAGAAACAGGCGTTCACAGTGCCCGCGTATGATTTGAAATCTGCTGCTG AGCTACCTTTGTACCTTATATTGGGAATGCTCTGTGGAGTAGTAAGTGTCGCTTTCACACGCTTGTTGGCTTGGTTCACCAAGGCGTTTCTGCTGATCAAAGAAAAATTCGGGATCCCAGATGTTGTGTGTCCTGCTTTGGGGGGTTTAGGAGCTGGGTTAATAGCTCTCAAATATCCTGGAATATTGTATTGGGGTTTCACTAACGTTGATGAAATTTTACGCACCGGAAAGTCTGCATCAGCACCTGGAATCTGGCTTCTAGTTCAATTATCTGCAGCAAAAGTGGTGGCTACTACTCTATGTAAAGGGTCTGGCCTTGTTGGTGGCTTGTATGCTCCCAGTTTGATGATTGGTGCTGCAGTGGGTGCTGTATTTGGGGGCTCTGCTGGAGAGCTTATCAACTCAGCTATTCCGGGAAATGCTACCATTGCCGAGCCACAGGCTTATGCATTA GTTGGAATGGCTGCAACATTAGCTTCTGTTTGTTCAGTGCCCTTAACTTCTGTTCTTCTTCTCTTTGAGCTGACGAGAGATTACAGAATATTACTTCCTCTCATG GGGGCAGTTGGACTAGCAATTTGGGTGCCCTCGTTGACAACTCGGCAGAAGGAAACAGAGGTGTCAGATACAAAGCATTCTCCACTTGCTTATTCCATTCTTTCACCATCTGAAGACAAAAGTGAGGATACAAGGAGAATCACTGGTGAAAGAGATGATATAGAACTCTCGATCATTGGTAATACTGGTACATATCAACTAACAGAAGTTGAAAGTTTACTAGAGAATTTAAAG GTCTCTCAGGCTATGTCACATAACTGTTTGAAGGTTTCTCCTTCCCAGAGTCTCAGAGAGGTACTAAACTGTATGTCTGATGGTCAACAGAATTGTGCCCTTGTTGTTGATGCTGATGATTATTTGGAAGGAATTTTAACCTATGGTGACATTAAACGATGGTTGTTCAGGAGGTCTGGTGATGCTTCCTCCTGGAGCTCAACGGAT GTAAACACATGCACCGTCTCTCCTGTATTTACACGTGGAATAAGTTATCGTGGAAGAGAACGTGGACTTCTGACATGCTACCCAGGTACCGATCTGGCAATGGCTAAGCAGCTAATGGAGGCAAAAGGAATAAAACAATTACCAGTGGTGAAACAGTCTGAAGATGCTCAAAGAGAAAAAAGGCGCAGAGTTGTGGCTGTTCTTTACTATGATTCGATCTGGATTTGTCTCAG GGATGAGATAAATCACAGGAAGTCAATCAACCAGCAACAAGAAGATGACTCTGGGATGATCGTCATAAATGGTCATCAATGA
- the LOC140987967 gene encoding chloride channel protein CLC-f-like isoform X3, translating into MPILAIILLGIVRHLSGHCCSLGAYLVSLQVFALPRSTVGLVQKFKVHVIHEWAWAGTPNEGAAWLRLQRLADTWHRILLIPVLGGVVVGVLHGLLEILEQIMQFTSSQEQGFNVFAAIVPIVKAIQAAITLGTGCSLGPEGPSVDIGKSCANGFSVTMENNRERRIALIAAGAAAGIAAGFNVAVAGCFFAIETVLRPLRAENSPPFTTAIIILASVISSTVSNAVLGEKQAFTVPAYDLKSAAELPLYLILGMLCGVVSVAFTRLLAWFTKAFLLIKEKFGIPDVVCPALGGLGAGLIALKYPGILYWGFTNVDEILRTGKSASAPGIWLLVQLSAAKVVATTLCKGSGLVGGLYAPSLMIGAAVGAVFGGSAGELINSAIPGNATIAEPQAYALVGMAATLASVCSVPLTSVLLLFELTRDYRILLPLMGAVGLAIWVPSLTTRQKETEVSDTKHSPLAYSILSPSEDKSEDTRRITGERDDIELSIIGNTGTYQLTEVESLLENLKVSQAMSHNCLKVSPSQSLREVLNCMSDGQQNCALVVDADDYLEGILTYGDIKRWLFRRSGDASSWSSTDVNTCTVSPVFTRGISYRGRERGLLTCYPGTDLAMAKQLMEAKGIKQLPVVKQSEDAQREKRRRVVAVLYYDSIWICLRDEINHRKSINQQQEDDSGMIVINGHQ; encoded by the exons ATGCCGATTCTGGCGATAATTCTCTTGGGAATAGTGCGCCACCTGAGTGGGCATTGCTGCTCATTGGGTGCCTACTTGGTGTCGCTACAGGTCTTTGCGTTGCCGCGTTCAACCGTGGGGTTAGTTCAGAAGTTCAAG GTACATGTGATACACGAATGGGCATGGGCTGGTACACCGAATGAAGGTGCTGCTTGGCTTCGGTTACAAAGGCTAGCTGATACTTGGCATCGGATTCTTTTGATACCAGTTTTGGGAGGAGTTGTTGTGGGTGTTTTGCATGGTCTTCTTGAAATATTAGAACAAATAATGCAGTTCACTTCTTCCCAGGAACAAGGCTTTAATGTGTTTGCTGCAATCGTCCCCATAGTGAAGGCAATACAGGCTGCTATAACTTTAGGTACCGGTTGTTCTTTGGGGCCTGAGGGTCCAAGTGTAGATATTGGAAAATCGTGTGCCAACGGTTTCTCGGTAACGATGGAGAATAATAGGGAAAGGAGAATTGCTCTCATTGCTGCTGGAGCAGCTGCTGGAATTGCTGCAG GTTTCAATGTTGCAGTTGCTGGATGTTTCTTTGCTATTGAAACAGTTTTGAGGCCTCTACGTGCAGAAAACTCTCCTCCATTTACTACCGCAATTATAATATTGGCTTCTGTTATCTCATCGACAGTCTCAAATGCTGTGCTTGGGGAGAAACAGGCGTTCACAGTGCCCGCGTATGATTTGAAATCTGCTGCTG AGCTACCTTTGTACCTTATATTGGGAATGCTCTGTGGAGTAGTAAGTGTCGCTTTCACACGCTTGTTGGCTTGGTTCACCAAGGCGTTTCTGCTGATCAAAGAAAAATTCGGGATCCCAGATGTTGTGTGTCCTGCTTTGGGGGGTTTAGGAGCTGGGTTAATAGCTCTCAAATATCCTGGAATATTGTATTGGGGTTTCACTAACGTTGATGAAATTTTACGCACCGGAAAGTCTGCATCAGCACCTGGAATCTGGCTTCTAGTTCAATTATCTGCAGCAAAAGTGGTGGCTACTACTCTATGTAAAGGGTCTGGCCTTGTTGGTGGCTTGTATGCTCCCAGTTTGATGATTGGTGCTGCAGTGGGTGCTGTATTTGGGGGCTCTGCTGGAGAGCTTATCAACTCAGCTATTCCGGGAAATGCTACCATTGCCGAGCCACAGGCTTATGCATTA GTTGGAATGGCTGCAACATTAGCTTCTGTTTGTTCAGTGCCCTTAACTTCTGTTCTTCTTCTCTTTGAGCTGACGAGAGATTACAGAATATTACTTCCTCTCATG GGGGCAGTTGGACTAGCAATTTGGGTGCCCTCGTTGACAACTCGGCAGAAGGAAACAGAGGTGTCAGATACAAAGCATTCTCCACTTGCTTATTCCATTCTTTCACCATCTGAAGACAAAAGTGAGGATACAAGGAGAATCACTGGTGAAAGAGATGATATAGAACTCTCGATCATTGGTAATACTGGTACATATCAACTAACAGAAGTTGAAAGTTTACTAGAGAATTTAAAG GTCTCTCAGGCTATGTCACATAACTGTTTGAAGGTTTCTCCTTCCCAGAGTCTCAGAGAGGTACTAAACTGTATGTCTGATGGTCAACAGAATTGTGCCCTTGTTGTTGATGCTGATGATTATTTGGAAGGAATTTTAACCTATGGTGACATTAAACGATGGTTGTTCAGGAGGTCTGGTGATGCTTCCTCCTGGAGCTCAACGGAT GTAAACACATGCACCGTCTCTCCTGTATTTACACGTGGAATAAGTTATCGTGGAAGAGAACGTGGACTTCTGACATGCTACCCAGGTACCGATCTGGCAATGGCTAAGCAGCTAATGGAGGCAAAAGGAATAAAACAATTACCAGTGGTGAAACAGTCTGAAGATGCTCAAAGAGAAAAAAGGCGCAGAGTTGTGGCTGTTCTTTACTATGATTCGATCTGGATTTGTCTCAG GGATGAGATAAATCACAGGAAGTCAATCAACCAGCAACAAGAAGATGACTCTGGGATGATCGTCATAAATGGTCATCAATGA